TCGATCAACACGACGCGATCCATACGTTGAAGCAGCCGTTCATCAATAACCATCGACGGTTTATGCGTATCGACTACGACCAGCAAAGAATGCTCAGTCATTTCCGATAGCGCTTCTTCTGGGGTGATGAAACGTTCAAACAAATGAGGATCGCTTTCGATTTCTTCCATCAACCGCATAACGCTGCGATCGTATTCATCAAAATCGATGACGATGCGGCCTTTGACACGGTTCATTTCTGCCATTTTGGCTACACCCACCGCCGCGCCAATCGAATCCATATCGGGCATTTTATGGCCCATGACAAACACTTGGTCACTTTCCTGGATCAAATCACGCAGCGCATGCGAAATGACGCGTGCACGGACCCTCGTCCGCTTCTCGACCGGATTGGTTTTGCCCCCATAGAACTTAACCTTGCCGCTCGGATGCTTGATTGCCACTTGGTCACCGCCGCGCCCAAGCACCAAATCGAGCCCGGACTGCGCCATGGCGCCAAGTTCGATCAGTGAAGCGGAACCCGCTCCGACGCCGATGCTCAGTGTCAGCGCCATATTATCTTTCGCTGTCACTTCACGAATATCATCGAGTACCGTGAACTTGGTTTCCTCCAGTTTTTGAAGAATCGATTCATTGAACACCGCCAAAAAGCGGTCCGAGGAAATCCGTTTGACGAAAATGCCATTGTCCGTTCCCCACCGATTGATCAAGGACGTCACCAGGCTATTTAAATTACTGCGCACTTGGTCGTCCATCCCTTGCGACAATTCGTCGTAATTATCGATGAACAAAATGCCGAGGACGGTCCGGTCCGCATGATACAAAGTTTCGATCTCTACTTGTTCAGTAATATCGAATAAGTAGAACAGCCGGTCATCCTCACGGTAATAAACGCGGTATTTGCGGCCGCCAAGCGAGATGACCATTTCATTCGATTCGGTCGATTTGACCAATTGGTTGAATTCTTCCGTCAAACTGTAAATCGATTCACCAATCAACGTCTCATAATCAAGCGCTGAAGTGATATAGGGATTGGCCCATTCAATCTGTTGGTTTTCATTGACCAGCAAAATCCCGATTGGCATTTCGAGCAGCGCTTCCTCGCCGACTTTCTTCATTCGGTAGGATAGCGTTTCGATATGCTTTTCAGTCTCTTCATAGTTGCGTTTCTCCAGTACCCACGCCGAGGCGATGGCCGCCCCGTAAAGGATAGCGAAAATGCCTGCGCCCCATTCCGACCATAGCGAAATAAGAATCACAGCGGCCATTCCAAGAGCCAGCAATGCCAGCAATGGGTATCTTAGATTACGTTTCCTGAAAAAAGCCGACATTTCTCTTCAGCTCCTTACTTTCCTTTAGAGTCATGCGCCCGCTTGATCCAGCCCCGGATATCGAAGCCGAGATCCAAAATCCCGATGATGCTCGTAAACGACTGCAACGGGACTGCCAAAATCGTCACGATCACCGTTACCCAGCGGGGCCAGCCCTCTTGGTGGATATAGAAATGATAGAACGATACCCCTTGCAAAAACAGCAGGAACTGCAACAGCATCGAGGCATTTGCGAAAATGAAATACGCCATGGTCCCTTGCTCGAAATCGGACAGCAAGGACACTAAAATGACGATCAAGTAATACCATAATACACTTTTCGGCAAGCGCATCTCGCGGAATGGCGGGAATTTCGGCACTTCAATCCCAAGCCGTTTCAAAATCGGCAGTAAGATTAGCAACAATACCCACACCGTCGTGAACGTCGTCAAAATTAATAAGGTCGGAAGCAAGGTCTCAAAAGTCAGCATGATCTGCGCGACGAGCTCCTCGTATTCCTCCATCGATTCTGAACCGAGCCGTTCGAGCCATGTTCCCGCCTGCTCGTACGAACTACGCATCGTCTCAGTAAATTCTTCCAGGAAATTAATTCCTAAAAAGGCGATCGCTGCTACATATTGCAACATCAATGATAGCAGCAACACAATGCTCGAGCCCATGAACATGAACAATTTGCTTTTTTTATAGTGGATCGACAGCCCAATCATGAGCCCCAGCGGAATGTGAATCAACGCCAGTGGCAATGATAGCAATCCGCCGATCAGGAAGCTTAACACGACCCCGACCACTGCGACCAGCGCCGACGCCTTTGCCGGATACTTGGCGCTATACCAAGCGATCGGCAATGCCAAAAACAAGGTACTGACTAAACTCAGCACCGGTACATATACAGAAATAGCCAACAAGACGGCAAACAGTGCCGTCATCATGGCTCCGTTCGTTAACTGACGTGTCTTTTGGTTAGGCATATCTGCTTTTTTCATCTTCTTTCGGGTTTATTTCATCCGTATAATTGTACCATGATTCAAGCCCCCGAACAAAAAAGGTAGGTTGTCCCACTGTACACCTAGCTCTCCGTTTTGAGAAGAAAAAATGTCTGTCTTTCAAGAGCAGCTTGTAGAAAAGGATTATCGCTGATTTGGCGGTAGATGGGAATAATCGTTGGAAATTAAAGTGTGGGAATCGCTTCCTGGCAAAATATATAAGAAGATAGTGAGAGTTTAGGTGTTGAAGGGTTTTCGCATTCTATTTGTGCTTCTGCTTATTCTTCGCCGCCGTGCTTTGGGTTGGCCTCTTGCCATAAGCCAGGAAGAACGCCTGTCTTACAGCATTGGCTCGCCCCTTTACGCCAGGCGGCTAGGAGATTTCATTGATTGAGGTGTGTTCAATCTGATCTACTTCTTTAGGTAGTTGCCGGCTAGTGGGGAAATCGCTTCCTAGAAAAATAGATAAGAAGATAGCAAGGGTTTTCGTGTCGAACAGTTTCAGCATTCTATTTGTGCTTCTGCTTATTCTTCGCCGCCGTGCTTTGGGTTGGCCTCTTGCCATAAGCCAGGAAGAACGCCTGTCTTACGGCATCGGCTCACCCCTTTACGCCAGGCGGCTAGGAGATTTCATTGATTGAGGTGTGTTCAATCTGATCTACTTCTTTAGGTAGTTGCCGGCTAGTGGGGAAATCGCTTCCTAGAAAAATAGATAAGAAGATAGCAAGGGTTTTCGTGTCGAACAGTTTCAGCATTCTATTTGTGCTTCTGCTTATTCTTCGCCGCCGTGCTTTGGGTTGGCCTCTTGCCATAAGCCAGGAAGAATGCCTGACTTATGGCATCGGCTCACCCCTTTACGCCGGGCGGCTTGGTGATTTCATTGATTGGGATCTGTTTAAGCAGATCTGCTTCTGGAATCAGTTGCCGGCTAGTGGGGGAATCGCTTCTTGGTATGCAGCATCTGAGAAATAAGTGTTTGAACTGAAAGTGACGCACTCTTTAATTTAAACGATATGAGCTGCAAAACATGATGTATTTCTACACTTCACTTTTAGTGAACTGAAGAAAAGATTCCACACTCTAAAATTAGAGACGGAGTGGAAGGGGGCTGACGCCTGTGGGACCGCGCGGGCTGGCGAGACAAACGTGGCGCGCTCTTCGCGGCACGTTGGCTCAACACCCGCCCCATCCCCGGGCAGCTGAAAACGCGACGTCCTGTCGCATCAGCTGCATGACTCGCATCCTGCGAGCCCCAAGCAGCCCCCTGCAACGCAGTCGAAAAGCGGAAGCTTTTCCACTCACTTCTTTCTTCATTCCCCCTCACTCCAGTTGCAACCTTTACGGTATAATCTTAACTTTTTCTATCTAGCCAACTTCCCAAAACATATAAAAAAGAGGCCGGTTTC
This is a stretch of genomic DNA from Planococcus maritimus. It encodes these proteins:
- a CDS encoding DHH family phosphoesterase: MSAFFRKRNLRYPLLALLALGMAAVILISLWSEWGAGIFAILYGAAIASAWVLEKRNYEETEKHIETLSYRMKKVGEEALLEMPIGILLVNENQQIEWANPYITSALDYETLIGESIYSLTEEFNQLVKSTESNEMVISLGGRKYRVYYREDDRLFYLFDITEQVEIETLYHADRTVLGILFIDNYDELSQGMDDQVRSNLNSLVTSLINRWGTDNGIFVKRISSDRFLAVFNESILQKLEETKFTVLDDIREVTAKDNMALTLSIGVGAGSASLIELGAMAQSGLDLVLGRGGDQVAIKHPSGKVKFYGGKTNPVEKRTRVRARVISHALRDLIQESDQVFVMGHKMPDMDSIGAAVGVAKMAEMNRVKGRIVIDFDEYDRSVMRLMEEIESDPHLFERFITPEEALSEMTEHSLLVVVDTHKPSMVIDERLLQRMDRVVLIDHHRRGEEFITNTMLVYMEPYASSTAELVTELIEYQPKHEKLTMLEATAMLAGIIVDTKSFTLRTGARTFEAASYLRSNGADTVLVQRLLKEDLNTYIERAKIVQSVEFVGDGIAIAKGERGRIYSPVLIAQTADILLTMKDVNASFVIAERTEGGVGISARSLGEVNVQIVMENLGGGGHLTNAATQMPDASIEEAVGQLKTVLTENDRGGSEE
- a CDS encoding YybS family protein, which codes for MKKADMPNQKTRQLTNGAMMTALFAVLLAISVYVPVLSLVSTLFLALPIAWYSAKYPAKASALVAVVGVVLSFLIGGLLSLPLALIHIPLGLMIGLSIHYKKSKLFMFMGSSIVLLLSLMLQYVAAIAFLGINFLEEFTETMRSSYEQAGTWLERLGSESMEEYEELVAQIMLTFETLLPTLLILTTFTTVWVLLLILLPILKRLGIEVPKFPPFREMRLPKSVLWYYLIVILVSLLSDFEQGTMAYFIFANASMLLQFLLFLQGVSFYHFYIHQEGWPRWVTVIVTILAVPLQSFTSIIGILDLGFDIRGWIKRAHDSKGK